The proteins below come from a single Alligator mississippiensis isolate rAllMis1 chromosome 2, rAllMis1, whole genome shotgun sequence genomic window:
- the LMO1 gene encoding rhombotin-1 isoform X1 has product MAATTIGTFNVNGCRDAVKCEAVLELLRQKRLAVTFLQETHSDRFNQAAWRGQVFLSHGTNLRAGVVTLLSPQLQLDAAVLREVVPGRLLTVRITLTQHRLLLINIYAPSDGQERVVFFETLAALLRDASEDDDLLLLGGDFNCTTAPHLDRTGPEPHLPSARKLQAALEGADLVDVWRALHPDARQYPWAKMSAGGLTMARLDRLYITRHHLPLLRSSRIAPSGLSDHGLAFSELSLPGRACAQAPYWCLNVSLLQDSYFRDCFAHFWRRWEAARPSHSSWKLWWDVGKVQTRAFCQQYTQLAASEMRRRIRELEEDVAELEAALLAAGSDAALSESLQLRRKCLRDLAESAAHGARIRARCQELVETDAPTRFFFDLERRRAASKVLDHLKTPEGRVITEPGEVRERAVAFYRDLFAAEPSCPEATRELHEGLPRLNALEAGELERDLSLEELVAATAGLASGKAPGLDGLPAEFFKTFWPLLGPSLLRVFQESFADKVLPISCHRAVLTLLPKKGDLGYMKNWQPVSLLCADYKILAKALATRLRAVMASLTRPEQSYCVPGRTIQDNLFLLRDLLTASELFGLDIGLLSLDQEKAFDRVGHAYLFRTLEAFGFGPLFTGALRVLYRDISSLLKVNGVLCAPFPARRGIRQGCPLSGMLYALAIEPLLHALRRRLSGVALPSATGPSAGPRLRLSAYADDVTVFLATREDVRALADCQRAYERASSARINWGKSDTLLLGAWTGRPPPDLPGGLAWRREGLKVLGVFLGPTTFMARNWDGLEEGVEARLQRWRWRLPSLSYRGRILVINNLAAATLWHRCAVLDPPPELLERLQRLLVDFLWDGRHWLPRAALYLPTGEGGQGLIDLASRVAAYRLQALQRLLYTEGHLPWRQLACRFLRRVGGLGFDRELFQLDLTFLNGAVLPPFYRSVVRAWRAAFHLCPQARHLRFPQLLREPLVHNLALHRVVPSLASASLTAALVEARSTRLEHLLDPARSDWLSPEALAARLAMRSVRTAGRLLRAVRATLPTEAVTALEAHLQTRRPLPTADAAEHAIPAVPGELTERPNTLLRLPVPPSSNTGCPFGPLPRKGLYMWVVRTRHAQVLAGRPDTVWRRRLARPGTPAWRTLYKVPIAKKTGDLQWQLVHGILATGTFVRHLDPAASAACPFCPGVLDEDIFHAFLDCPRLQPLFAALGALLQVLGRDFSKDAYVHSFPYQAAERATVSLANFLLGQAKMATLKSRRNQLTGTGTVDALQLFRLLVRARLSLEFEHTVLRRMVPAFEERWALEGVLCRVEAGHLILVL; this is encoded by the coding sequence atggcagccacaaccattggcaccttcaacgtcaacggctgtcgagacgcggtgaagtgcgaggccgtcctggagctcctgcgacagaagaggctggccgtcaccttcctacaagagacccactctgacaggttcaaccaggcggcctggcgaggacaggtgttcctgagccacggcaccaacctccgcgcagGGGTCgtgacactcttatcgccgcagctgcagcttgacgcggcggtgctgcgggaggtcgtccccggccgcctgctgaccgttcGCATCACCCTcacgcaacaccgtctgctgctcatcaacatctatgcgccctccgatggccaggagagggtcgttttctttgagaccttggctgccctcctgcgcgacgctagcgaggatgatgacctgctcctcctcgggggagatttcaattgcaccactgccccgcacctcgaccgcacagggcctgagccccacctgccctccgctcgcaagctgcaagctgccctggagggggcagacctcgtggacgtctggcgagccctgcatcccgatgcgcgccagtacccctgggccaagatgagtgccggcggtctcaccatggctcgcctcgaccgcctttatatcaccaggcatcacctgccactcctgcgcagcagccgcatcgctccctcgggtctgtcagatcatggtctggccttcagcgaactgagcctgccggggagagcctgtgcacaggcaccgtattggtgtttgaacgttagtctgctccaggactcttatttccgggactgctttgcccacttttggcggcggtgggaggctgcgagaccgagccactcctcctggaagctgtggtgggacgtgggcaaggtccagacccgagccttctgccagcagtacacccagctggccgcaagcgagatgcgccgccgtatccgggagttggaggaggacgtggcggagctcgaggctgctctgctggccgctggcagcgacgcagcactgagcgagagcctccagctccgcaggaaatgcctgcgcgacttggcagAGAGCGCGGCCcacggcgcgaggatccgcgcccgctgccaggagctggtggaaaccgacgccccgacccgcttctttttcgacctggagcggcggcgggcagcgagcaaagtcttggaccatctcaagactcctgagggccgggtcattacagagccgggcgaagtccgcgaacgtgccgtcgccttctatcgcgacctgttcgcggccgagccgtcgtgccccgaggccacgcgggaactccacgagggcctaccgcgtctcaatgccctggaggctggcgagctggagcgggacttgtccctggaagagctggtggccgccacggccggcctcgcctccggcaaagccccgggcctcgacgggctgcctgccgagttcttcaagaccttctggcctctcctcggccccagcctcctgcgcgtcttCCAGGAGAGtttcgccgacaaggtcttgccgatcagttgccaccgagcggtgctgaccctgctgcccaagaagggagacctgggctacatgaagaactggcagccggtctccctgctgtgcgcggactacaagattctggccaaagcgctggccacccgcctccgcgcggtcatggcctctctcaccaggcccgagcagagctactgcgtgccgggcaggaccatacaagacaacctgttcctgctgcgggacctgctcacggctagcgagctctttggcctcgacatcggcctcctctctctcgaccaggagaaggcctttgaccgcgtgggccacgcctacctcttccgcacgctggaggcctttggctttgggcccctcttcaccggggccctccgggtcttgtaccgggacatttccagcctgctcaaggtgaacggggtgctttgcgctccgttccccgcgcgcaggggcattcgccagggctgtccgctgtcgggcatgctctacgccctggccatcgagccgctgttacacgcgctgcgccgccgcctgagtggggtggccctgccatcggccacgggcccgtccgctggccctcgtctccgactgtcggcctatgcggacgacgtcaccgtcttcctcgccacccgggaagacgtgcgggctctggcagattgccagcgggcctacgagcgcgcctcctccgcccgcatcaactggggcaagagtgacactctgctgcttggcgcatggactggcaggcctccgccggacttgccggggggcctcgcctggcgccgcgagggcctcaaggtcttgggcgtgttcctggggccgacgaccttcatggcgcgcaactgggacggcctcgaggagggagtggaggcccgcctgcagcggtggcgctggcgcctgcccagcctttcctaccgggggcgcatcctcgtcatcaataacctggcggcggcgaccctgtggcaccgctgcgcggtgctggaccctccgccggagctactggagcgactgcagcggctcctggtcgatttcctgtgggacggacgccactggctcccacgagctgccctctacctgcccaccggcgaggggggccagggcctgatcgatctggccagcagggtggccgcctatcggctgcaggccctccagcggctcctgtacaccgaaggccacctcccgtggcgacagctggcgtgccgattcctgcggcgagtggggggcctcggctttgaccgggagctgtttcaactggacctcaccttcctgaacggggcggtccttcccccgttctaccgcagcgtggtgcgggcctggcgggcggccttccatctctgtccccaggccaggcacctgcggttcccgcaactccttcgagagcccttggtccacaacctggccctgcaccgtgtcgtgccgagcctggcctctgccagcctcacggcagctctcgtcgaggcacgctccacccgcctggagcacctcctggaccccgctcggtcggactggctgtcccccgaggccctggctgcccggctggcgatgcgctccgtccgcaccgcggggcggcttctgcgggccgttagggccaccctcccgacggaggcagtgaccgccctggaagcccatctccagactcgccggcccctccccaccgcagacgccgcgGAACACGCCATCCCAGCAGTACCCGGCGAGCTgaccgagcggcccaacacgctgctcaggctcccggtgccccccagcagcaatacgggctgcccttttggccccctgccccgcaagggcctctacatgtgggtggtgcgcacccggcacgcccaggtgctcgccggccgccctgacactgtgtggcggcggcgcctggcgcggcctgggaccccggcgtggcgcacgctgtataaggtgcccatcgccaagaagaccggcgacctgcagtggcagctcgtgcacggcatcctggccaccggcacctttgtgcgtcacttggacccagcggcctcggcggcctgccccttctgcccgggggtgctggacgaggacattttccacgcgttcctcgactgcccccggctgcagcctctctttgccgccctgggcgcactgcttcaggtactgggccgagacttctccaaagacgcctacgtccactcctttccataccagGCGGctgagcgggccacggtcagcctggccaacttcctgctgggccaggccaagatggccaccctgaagagccggcgaaaccagctcaccggcaccgggacggtcgacgccctgcagctcttccgcctgctggtgcgggcccgcctctcgctcgagtttgagcacacTGTCCTCCGGCGGatggtgcccgcctttgaggagcgctgggccctcgagggggtgctgtgccgagtcgaggcgggacacCTGATCCTtgtactgtga